A single region of the Vicia villosa cultivar HV-30 ecotype Madison, WI linkage group LG4, Vvil1.0, whole genome shotgun sequence genome encodes:
- the LOC131595794 gene encoding uncharacterized protein LOC131595794 isoform X3: MSIRKLSFEESRSLYSLIREDHRPLNEILSEFKSTVPHTRHFTFCSYLVMILQDNKVLSTTERLIAFSLLVEAYSSQNPASNPFINFIINASSHEGSKKVEKAFILQLLGVDGFHNGKEFLNQSASDYVTKFDLSSHEFPPLDQLKQQFSDKVHQEPYHHLFNDGFVKNVVPDPDVPPNCDTDSSEFDLRPGTQPKLGTGNKGEAVVGLLSNLSLEGLSPHWIRPLPPRLPILDGELSGANPNDHRELIWDYGMCVDTSRGAAVRDLIAKALKGALAPVQQEQVLMEVAKDPKIVYHLGLTPRKLPELVENNPLIAVEILGNLIKSPDLSAEYFTVLVNMDMSLHSMEVVNRLTTAVDLPSEFIHMYITNCISSCVNIKDKYMQNRLVRLVCVFLQSLIRNNIINAVKDLFIEVQAFCIEFSRIREAATLFRLLKSLE; the protein is encoded by the exons ATGAGTATTCGGAAATTGAGCTTCGAAGAATCACGATCACTCTATTCGCTCATCAGAGAAGATCATCGTCCACTCAATGAAATCCTCTCCGAGTTCAAATCCACCGTTCCCCACACTCGCCATTTCACTTTCTGTTCATACCTCGTCATGATCCTGCAG GACAATAAGGTACTTAGCACTACTGAGCGATTAATAGCCTTTTCTCTGCTAGTTGAGGCTTATTCATCTCAAAATCCGGCTTCAAATCCCTTCATAAACTTTATCATAAAT GCTTCCAGTCATGAAGGGTCCAAAAAAGTTGAGAAAGCATTTATTCTGCAACTATTAGGTGTTGATGGCTTCCATAATGGCAAAGAG TTTCTCAACCAGTCGGCATCAGATTATGTGACAAAATTTGACCTGTCATCGCAT GAGTTCCCTCCACTAGATCAGTTGAAGCAGCAGTTTTCTGACAAAGTTCATCAGGAACCATATCATCATTTATTTAACGATGGTTTTGTAAAAAATGTAGTTCCTGACCCAGACGTTCCCCCTAATTGTGATACGGATTCATCAGA GTTTGATCTGCGACCTGGAACACAGCCAAAACTTGGCACCGGAAATAAAGGTGAAGCAGTGGTTGGCTTATTGTCAAATCTTTCACTGGAAGGGTTAAGTCCTCACTGGATTAGGCCTCTTCCACCAAGGCTCCCAATACTTGATGGCGAG CTATCTGGGGCCAACCCTAATGACCACCGTGAGCTTATTTGGGACTATGGTATGTGTGTTGATACTAGTCGAGGGGCTGCAGTAAGGGACTTAATTGCAAAAGCTCTAAAGGGAGCTCTTGCACCTGTACAGCAAGAG CAAGTCCTTATGGAGGTTGCAAAGGATCCAAAGATTGTATATCACCTTGGACTGACACCAAGGAAGTTGCCG GAACTGGTGGAAAACAATCCCCTAATTGCAGTTGAAATTCTCGGTAATCTGATAAAATCTCCGGACTTATCAGCAGA ATACTTTACAGTACTTGTCAATATGGACATGAGTCTACACTCAATGGAAGTTGTGAACAGGCTTACAACAGCAGTTGATCTGCCGTCCGAATTCATTCACATGTACATAACTAATTGTATATCATCTTGTGTGAACATCAAG GATAAATACATGCAGAACAGGCTTGTAAGACTTGTTTGTGTTTTCCTGCAAAGCCTGATCCGGAACAATATTATAAATG CAGTTAAAGATCTCTTCATTGAAGTTCAAGCGTTTTGCATCGAGTTTTCGCGGATTAGGGAGGCAGCTACGTTATTCAGACTTCTCAAGTCATTGGAATGA
- the LOC131595794 gene encoding uncharacterized protein LOC131595794 isoform X1, with protein MSIRKLSFEESRSLYSLIREDHRPLNEILSEFKSTVPHTRHFTFCSYLVMILQDNKVLSTTERLIAFSLLVEAYSSQNPASNPFINFIINASSHEGSKKVEKAFILQLLGVDGFHNGKEFLNQSASDYVTKFDLSSHEFPPLDQLKQQFSDKVHQEPYHHLFNDGFVKNVVPDPDVPPNCDTDSSEFDLRPGTQPKLGTGNKGEAVVGLLSNLSLEGLSPHWIRPLPPRLPILDGELVWVNPNGKPFPSVVNPFQLSGANPNDHRELIWDYGMCVDTSRGAAVRDLIAKALKGALAPVQQEQVLMEVAKDPKIVYHLGLTPRKLPELVENNPLIAVEILGNLIKSPDLSAEYFTVLVNMDMSLHSMEVVNRLTTAVDLPSEFIHMYITNCISSCVNIKDKYMQNRLVRLVCVFLQSLIRNNIINAVKDLFIEVQAFCIEFSRIREAATLFRLLKSLE; from the exons ATGAGTATTCGGAAATTGAGCTTCGAAGAATCACGATCACTCTATTCGCTCATCAGAGAAGATCATCGTCCACTCAATGAAATCCTCTCCGAGTTCAAATCCACCGTTCCCCACACTCGCCATTTCACTTTCTGTTCATACCTCGTCATGATCCTGCAG GACAATAAGGTACTTAGCACTACTGAGCGATTAATAGCCTTTTCTCTGCTAGTTGAGGCTTATTCATCTCAAAATCCGGCTTCAAATCCCTTCATAAACTTTATCATAAAT GCTTCCAGTCATGAAGGGTCCAAAAAAGTTGAGAAAGCATTTATTCTGCAACTATTAGGTGTTGATGGCTTCCATAATGGCAAAGAG TTTCTCAACCAGTCGGCATCAGATTATGTGACAAAATTTGACCTGTCATCGCAT GAGTTCCCTCCACTAGATCAGTTGAAGCAGCAGTTTTCTGACAAAGTTCATCAGGAACCATATCATCATTTATTTAACGATGGTTTTGTAAAAAATGTAGTTCCTGACCCAGACGTTCCCCCTAATTGTGATACGGATTCATCAGA GTTTGATCTGCGACCTGGAACACAGCCAAAACTTGGCACCGGAAATAAAGGTGAAGCAGTGGTTGGCTTATTGTCAAATCTTTCACTGGAAGGGTTAAGTCCTCACTGGATTAGGCCTCTTCCACCAAGGCTCCCAATACTTGATGGCGAG CTAGTTTGGGTCAACCCTAATGGCAAACCCTTTCCATCTGTGGTAAACCCTTTTCAGCTATCTGGGGCCAACCCTAATGACCACCGTGAGCTTATTTGGGACTATGGTATGTGTGTTGATACTAGTCGAGGGGCTGCAGTAAGGGACTTAATTGCAAAAGCTCTAAAGGGAGCTCTTGCACCTGTACAGCAAGAG CAAGTCCTTATGGAGGTTGCAAAGGATCCAAAGATTGTATATCACCTTGGACTGACACCAAGGAAGTTGCCG GAACTGGTGGAAAACAATCCCCTAATTGCAGTTGAAATTCTCGGTAATCTGATAAAATCTCCGGACTTATCAGCAGA ATACTTTACAGTACTTGTCAATATGGACATGAGTCTACACTCAATGGAAGTTGTGAACAGGCTTACAACAGCAGTTGATCTGCCGTCCGAATTCATTCACATGTACATAACTAATTGTATATCATCTTGTGTGAACATCAAG GATAAATACATGCAGAACAGGCTTGTAAGACTTGTTTGTGTTTTCCTGCAAAGCCTGATCCGGAACAATATTATAAATG CAGTTAAAGATCTCTTCATTGAAGTTCAAGCGTTTTGCATCGAGTTTTCGCGGATTAGGGAGGCAGCTACGTTATTCAGACTTCTCAAGTCATTGGAATGA
- the LOC131595794 gene encoding uncharacterized protein LOC131595794 isoform X4 produces MSIRKLSFEESRSLYSLIREDHRPLNEILSEFKSTVPHTRHFTFCSYLVMILQDNKVLSTTERLIAFSLLVEAYSSQNPASNPFINFIINASSHEGSKKVEKAFILQLLGVDGFHNGKEFLNQSASDYVTKFDLSSHEFPPLDQLKQQFSDKVHQEPYHHLFNDGFVKNVVPDPDVPPNCDTDSSEFDLRPGTQPKLGTGNKGEAVVGLLSNLSLEGLSPHWIRPLPPRLPILDGELSGANPNDHRELIWDYGMCVDTSRGAAVRDLIAKALKGALAPVQQEQVLMEVAKDPKIVYHLGLTPRKLPELVENNPLIAVEILGNLIKSPDLSAEYFTVLVNMDMSLHSMEVVNRLTTAVDLPSEFIHMYITNCISSCVNIKDKYMQNRLVRLVCVFLQSLIRNNIINVKDLFIEVQAFCIEFSRIREAATLFRLLKSLE; encoded by the exons ATGAGTATTCGGAAATTGAGCTTCGAAGAATCACGATCACTCTATTCGCTCATCAGAGAAGATCATCGTCCACTCAATGAAATCCTCTCCGAGTTCAAATCCACCGTTCCCCACACTCGCCATTTCACTTTCTGTTCATACCTCGTCATGATCCTGCAG GACAATAAGGTACTTAGCACTACTGAGCGATTAATAGCCTTTTCTCTGCTAGTTGAGGCTTATTCATCTCAAAATCCGGCTTCAAATCCCTTCATAAACTTTATCATAAAT GCTTCCAGTCATGAAGGGTCCAAAAAAGTTGAGAAAGCATTTATTCTGCAACTATTAGGTGTTGATGGCTTCCATAATGGCAAAGAG TTTCTCAACCAGTCGGCATCAGATTATGTGACAAAATTTGACCTGTCATCGCAT GAGTTCCCTCCACTAGATCAGTTGAAGCAGCAGTTTTCTGACAAAGTTCATCAGGAACCATATCATCATTTATTTAACGATGGTTTTGTAAAAAATGTAGTTCCTGACCCAGACGTTCCCCCTAATTGTGATACGGATTCATCAGA GTTTGATCTGCGACCTGGAACACAGCCAAAACTTGGCACCGGAAATAAAGGTGAAGCAGTGGTTGGCTTATTGTCAAATCTTTCACTGGAAGGGTTAAGTCCTCACTGGATTAGGCCTCTTCCACCAAGGCTCCCAATACTTGATGGCGAG CTATCTGGGGCCAACCCTAATGACCACCGTGAGCTTATTTGGGACTATGGTATGTGTGTTGATACTAGTCGAGGGGCTGCAGTAAGGGACTTAATTGCAAAAGCTCTAAAGGGAGCTCTTGCACCTGTACAGCAAGAG CAAGTCCTTATGGAGGTTGCAAAGGATCCAAAGATTGTATATCACCTTGGACTGACACCAAGGAAGTTGCCG GAACTGGTGGAAAACAATCCCCTAATTGCAGTTGAAATTCTCGGTAATCTGATAAAATCTCCGGACTTATCAGCAGA ATACTTTACAGTACTTGTCAATATGGACATGAGTCTACACTCAATGGAAGTTGTGAACAGGCTTACAACAGCAGTTGATCTGCCGTCCGAATTCATTCACATGTACATAACTAATTGTATATCATCTTGTGTGAACATCAAG GATAAATACATGCAGAACAGGCTTGTAAGACTTGTTTGTGTTTTCCTGCAAAGCCTGATCCGGAACAATATTATAAATG TTAAAGATCTCTTCATTGAAGTTCAAGCGTTTTGCATCGAGTTTTCGCGGATTAGGGAGGCAGCTACGTTATTCAGACTTCTCAAGTCATTGGAATGA
- the LOC131595795 gene encoding uncharacterized protein LOC131595795, translating to MAFTSVVALFAFLVLQPLIVRSDLLSPLLSPFFDDVCKEVECGKGTCKASNNSVIPFECECDHGWKKAFDSNDHGGLKFLPCIIPNCTLDYSCSKAPAPAPEKARKANESIFDACHWVDCGGGSCKKTSAFNYTCECEASYKNLLNVTTFPCFRECALGMGCSDLGISVTNSSSSSSPPPALNEDSKASSRLQGRFIWLVLIMVMAKLQLQ from the exons ATGGCTTTTACAAGTGTTGTAGCTCTTTTTGCTTTTCTTGTTCTTCAACCTCTTATCGTTAGAAGTGACTTGCTTTCTCCTTTGCTTTCCCCTTTCTTTG ATGACGTGTGCAAGGAAGTGGAATGTGGGAAAGGAACATGCAAAGCTTCTAACAATAGTGTTATTCCTTTTGAATGTGAGTGTGATCATGGTtggaagaaagcttttgattccAATGATCATGGTGGCTTGAAGTTTCTTCCTTGCATCATTCCTAATT GTACATTGGACTACTCTTGCTCCAAAGCTCCTGCGCCTGCTCCGGAAAAAGCAAGAAAAGCCAATGAGTCGATATTTGATG CTTGTCATTGGGTTGATTGTGGAGGCGGCTCGTGTAAGAAGACATCGGCGTTCAACTATACTTGCGAATGTGAAGCAAGCTATAAAAATCTCCTCAATGTCACTACTTTTCCTTGCTTCAGAGAAT GTGCTCTTGGCATGGGTTGCTCTGACCTTGGAATATCAGTGACAAATTCGTCGTCATCTTCTTCTCCGCCACCAGCATTGAATGAGGATAGTAAGG cTAGCTCAAGACTACAAGGAAGATTCATTTGGCTGGTCTTGATTATGGTCATGGCAAAGTTACAGTTGCAATAG
- the LOC131595794 gene encoding uncharacterized protein LOC131595794 isoform X2 — MSIRKLSFEESRSLYSLIREDHRPLNEILSEFKSTVPHTRHFTFCSYLVMILQDNKVLSTTERLIAFSLLVEAYSSQNPASNPFINFIINASSHEGSKKVEKAFILQLLGVDGFHNGKEFLNQSASDYVTKFDLSSHEFPPLDQLKQQFSDKVHQEPYHHLFNDGFVKNVVPDPDVPPNCDTDSSEFDLRPGTQPKLGTGNKGEAVVGLLSNLSLEGLSPHWIRPLPPRLPILDGELVWVNPNGKPFPSVVNPFQLSGANPNDHRELIWDYGMCVDTSRGAAVRDLIAKALKGALAPVQQEQVLMEVAKDPKIVYHLGLTPRKLPELVENNPLIAVEILGNLIKSPDLSAEYFTVLVNMDMSLHSMEVVNRLTTAVDLPSEFIHMYITNCISSCVNIKDKYMQNRLVRLVCVFLQSLIRNNIINVKDLFIEVQAFCIEFSRIREAATLFRLLKSLE, encoded by the exons ATGAGTATTCGGAAATTGAGCTTCGAAGAATCACGATCACTCTATTCGCTCATCAGAGAAGATCATCGTCCACTCAATGAAATCCTCTCCGAGTTCAAATCCACCGTTCCCCACACTCGCCATTTCACTTTCTGTTCATACCTCGTCATGATCCTGCAG GACAATAAGGTACTTAGCACTACTGAGCGATTAATAGCCTTTTCTCTGCTAGTTGAGGCTTATTCATCTCAAAATCCGGCTTCAAATCCCTTCATAAACTTTATCATAAAT GCTTCCAGTCATGAAGGGTCCAAAAAAGTTGAGAAAGCATTTATTCTGCAACTATTAGGTGTTGATGGCTTCCATAATGGCAAAGAG TTTCTCAACCAGTCGGCATCAGATTATGTGACAAAATTTGACCTGTCATCGCAT GAGTTCCCTCCACTAGATCAGTTGAAGCAGCAGTTTTCTGACAAAGTTCATCAGGAACCATATCATCATTTATTTAACGATGGTTTTGTAAAAAATGTAGTTCCTGACCCAGACGTTCCCCCTAATTGTGATACGGATTCATCAGA GTTTGATCTGCGACCTGGAACACAGCCAAAACTTGGCACCGGAAATAAAGGTGAAGCAGTGGTTGGCTTATTGTCAAATCTTTCACTGGAAGGGTTAAGTCCTCACTGGATTAGGCCTCTTCCACCAAGGCTCCCAATACTTGATGGCGAG CTAGTTTGGGTCAACCCTAATGGCAAACCCTTTCCATCTGTGGTAAACCCTTTTCAGCTATCTGGGGCCAACCCTAATGACCACCGTGAGCTTATTTGGGACTATGGTATGTGTGTTGATACTAGTCGAGGGGCTGCAGTAAGGGACTTAATTGCAAAAGCTCTAAAGGGAGCTCTTGCACCTGTACAGCAAGAG CAAGTCCTTATGGAGGTTGCAAAGGATCCAAAGATTGTATATCACCTTGGACTGACACCAAGGAAGTTGCCG GAACTGGTGGAAAACAATCCCCTAATTGCAGTTGAAATTCTCGGTAATCTGATAAAATCTCCGGACTTATCAGCAGA ATACTTTACAGTACTTGTCAATATGGACATGAGTCTACACTCAATGGAAGTTGTGAACAGGCTTACAACAGCAGTTGATCTGCCGTCCGAATTCATTCACATGTACATAACTAATTGTATATCATCTTGTGTGAACATCAAG GATAAATACATGCAGAACAGGCTTGTAAGACTTGTTTGTGTTTTCCTGCAAAGCCTGATCCGGAACAATATTATAAATG TTAAAGATCTCTTCATTGAAGTTCAAGCGTTTTGCATCGAGTTTTCGCGGATTAGGGAGGCAGCTACGTTATTCAGACTTCTCAAGTCATTGGAATGA